In a single window of the Streptomyces sp. CGMCC 4.7035 genome:
- a CDS encoding DUF3558 family protein, with protein sequence MHRPAQRDHRDQHLQGDQGEQGGRQPGRRGSRLGRLLVCAAAVPAVLVATGCSSDSGSGSGSGSSSSGDAKQEQTAGAQPSQSASANAVQPAAYSTLPEPCAVLSEKTLGDLVPKGLKSAKEGASDDTASRSSCSWSSLESNGVKGSQFRWLNVSLLRFKSDATRGEGDKLAQEYYTKQVQDARSVVGAKNTRSEPVAGAGDEATAVRYDLKKKEGSFKQQTVVARVENVVITFDYNGAGLAGGKTPDADDLTKAAEKAVKEVVSAVTTANKGGGKAGTAPSQGASKSASPSKSASASPSKSASKSASPTASASASASKKS encoded by the coding sequence ATGCACCGACCTGCACAGCGAGACCACCGAGATCAGCACCTTCAGGGCGATCAGGGCGAGCAGGGCGGGCGGCAGCCGGGCCGGCGGGGCTCGCGTCTGGGCCGCCTCCTCGTCTGCGCGGCCGCCGTCCCCGCGGTACTCGTCGCCACCGGGTGCTCCTCCGACTCCGGTTCCGGTTCCGGTTCCGGCTCGTCGAGCAGCGGCGACGCCAAGCAGGAGCAGACCGCCGGCGCCCAGCCCTCGCAGAGCGCCTCGGCAAACGCCGTGCAGCCGGCCGCGTACTCGACGCTGCCCGAGCCCTGCGCCGTGCTGTCCGAGAAGACCCTCGGCGACCTGGTCCCGAAGGGGCTGAAGTCCGCCAAGGAGGGCGCGTCGGACGACACGGCGTCGCGTTCGAGCTGCTCGTGGAGCAGCCTGGAGAGCAACGGCGTCAAGGGCTCCCAGTTCCGCTGGCTCAACGTCTCCCTGCTGCGCTTCAAGTCCGACGCCACGCGCGGCGAGGGCGACAAGCTCGCGCAGGAGTACTACACCAAGCAGGTGCAGGACGCGCGGTCCGTCGTGGGCGCGAAGAACACCAGGTCGGAGCCGGTCGCCGGGGCGGGCGACGAGGCCACGGCGGTGCGCTACGACCTGAAGAAGAAGGAAGGGTCCTTCAAGCAGCAGACGGTCGTGGCGCGCGTGGAGAACGTCGTCATCACCTTCGACTACAACGGCGCGGGTCTGGCCGGCGGCAAGACGCCTGACGCCGACGACCTCACGAAGGCGGCCGAGAAGGCCGTCAAGGAGGTGGTGTCCGCGGTGACGACGGCGAACAAGGGCGGCGGCAAGGCGGGCACGGCCCCGTCGCAGGGGGCCTCGAAGAGCGCCTCGCCGTCGAAGTCCGCGTCCGCGAGCCCGTCGAAGAGCGCCTCGAAGAGCGCGTCTCCGACCGCTTCGGCATCCGCGTCGGCGTCGAAGAAGAGCTGA
- a CDS encoding DUF2637 domain-containing protein: MHRILIGVVVTGALIIAGIGFAGSYAAVRELAIKKGFGNFSYVFPIGIDAGICVLLALDLLLTWIRIPFPLLRQTAWLLTAATIAFNGAAAWPDPLGVGMHAVIPVLFVVAVEAARHAIGRIADITADKHMEGVRLTRWLLSPIPTFLLWRRMKLWELRSYDQVIKLEQERLVYRARLHSRFGRAWRRKAPVESLMPLRLARYGVPLSDTAPAGLAAAGIEPALLPPAPQPELEAAPGAVAGNPAAIAAGSRAAGAAPVPQRTAPPSEQLPYPNGNQIPGQQAYAPDLDQSPWFAGPSPQEMPYDGGYDPSYDPETEYEQWYEEQLQEPPVQEPSPEDTGSFPIPVGPNRTRELGEGGGTPQPEPGEESYYQVFKQSINGSYPTPRELIDNIEAEFGISLPAEEAKRMVNRFTNRHTAELEEDHIA, from the coding sequence ATGCACCGGATTCTCATCGGCGTGGTCGTCACCGGTGCCCTCATCATCGCCGGGATCGGCTTCGCGGGTTCGTACGCCGCCGTCCGTGAGCTGGCCATCAAGAAGGGCTTCGGGAACTTCAGTTATGTCTTCCCGATCGGCATCGACGCGGGCATCTGCGTCCTGCTGGCCCTGGACCTGCTCCTGACCTGGATCCGCATCCCCTTCCCGCTGCTGCGCCAGACGGCGTGGCTGCTGACGGCGGCGACGATCGCGTTCAACGGCGCGGCGGCCTGGCCGGACCCGCTGGGCGTGGGCATGCACGCGGTGATCCCGGTCCTGTTCGTGGTCGCGGTCGAGGCGGCCCGGCACGCGATCGGCCGCATCGCGGACATCACGGCGGACAAGCACATGGAGGGCGTCCGCCTGACCCGGTGGCTGCTCTCCCCGATCCCCACGTTCCTGCTGTGGCGCCGGATGAAGCTGTGGGAGCTGCGCTCCTACGACCAGGTCATCAAGCTGGAGCAGGAACGTCTCGTCTACCGGGCCCGCCTGCACTCGCGCTTCGGCCGCGCCTGGCGCCGCAAGGCTCCCGTGGAGTCCCTGATGCCACTGCGCCTGGCACGCTACGGCGTCCCCCTCTCGGACACGGCCCCGGCGGGACTGGCGGCAGCGGGCATAGAACCGGCCCTGCTCCCACCGGCACCTCAGCCGGAACTGGAGGCCGCACCCGGAGCAGTCGCGGGCAACCCGGCCGCCATCGCTGCGGGCAGTCGCGCCGCGGGGGCGGCGCCCGTCCCGCAGAGAACGGCACCTCCCAGCGAGCAGCTCCCCTACCCCAACGGCAACCAGATCCCCGGGCAGCAGGCCTACGCCCCCGACCTCGACCAGAGCCCGTGGTTCGCCGGCCCCTCCCCCCAGGAGATGCCTTACGACGGCGGCTACGACCCGTCGTACGACCCCGAGACCGAGTACGAACAGTGGTACGAGGAGCAGCTCCAGGAACCCCCGGTCCAGGAGCCCTCTCCGGAGGACACCGGTAGCTTCCCCATCCCGGTGGGCCCGAACCGCACCCGGGAACTCGGCGAGGGCGGCGGCACCCCGCAGCCCGAGCCGGGCGAGGAGTCGTACTACCAGGTCTTCAAGCAGTCGATCAACGGCAGCTACCCGACCCCGCGCGAGTTGATCGACAACATCGAGGCCGAGTTCGGCATCAGCCTTCCCGCGGAAGAGGCCAAGCGCATGGTCAACCGCTTCACCAACCGCCACACCGCGGAACTGGAAGAGGACCACATCGCGTAA